A part of Candidatus Electrothrix aestuarii genomic DNA contains:
- a CDS encoding ATP-binding cassette domain-containing protein: MMFRGTFPKRRFLIPEVVQTSSMDCGPASLKSLLAGFDIPVHYGRLREACMTDVDGTSIDTLEEISVALGLDAVQIMVPEDHLLLSEASALPALVVIRQPGGLTHFVVLWRLHKNFVQVMDPSTGRTWWTRKRLLNSLYIHSFPVTEDFARAWVSEDTFIAALQARLNLLDIPSQLIEELVVQALESETWQDVASLDASVRLTDTLVRTKGILAGTEAGKVLREFAESVASCSEDDMYTVVPEKYWCVRKNQEGVFLYGAVLISVCGKKATQEADHAEREGEDAEQSNSFISSEVSAKFQEKERKAGREILGTILEKSRFFPIVLALTVVLSSIGAALEILLLKGVFEITNFSELTYYRTEFLGALIAFFSAMLMLELSGAATALRIGQWLEIRFRVSILQKIPRLGDRYFYSRLTSDMAQRVYDLRGLRGVPDLAVTAFKSIFEIILITAGIIWLNPSEAAIAVSASLFIIGVSLFTQSWLKEQDLRFRSHVGALSRFYLDALLGLVPIRTHRGERSISVEHESMLVKWSQAGMSFHLTSLAAVGMQSLVGTFSAVWILFSYLKGGGEAGGVLLLLYWVMKLPVLGQALAGTFQQYSMHHNRILRLLEMRDSSEEAELWYHEELQTKGSTSSCDTNDAENIKVPSSGETPVGVSLLMNDVEVHGGGHVLLRDINLKVNSGDHVAVVGPSGAGKSSFVGLLLGWHQPASGYVSVNNELLHGDRLSRLRKETAWVDPGVQLWNRSLEENLQYGTYGEMGCSLGELMHLVDLADVTDRLANDLTTRLGENGGLLSGGQGQRVRLGRALLRNNVRLVILDEPFRGLDRKKRREFLQRCRQYWQNATLFFVSHDIDEALGFNRVLVMEQGKIVEDGHPKDLVEDPQSRYHALWQAERNIQQKLHEDHQWRHWVMDKGRLQEKSSSPVTRNF; this comes from the coding sequence ATGATGTTTCGAGGAACATTTCCCAAAAGACGTTTCCTGATTCCTGAAGTTGTCCAGACCTCTTCTATGGATTGTGGTCCGGCTTCTTTAAAGTCGTTATTAGCTGGTTTTGATATCCCTGTTCATTATGGGCGTCTTCGTGAAGCCTGTATGACCGATGTCGATGGTACTTCCATTGATACGCTTGAAGAAATTTCCGTTGCTCTGGGGCTTGATGCCGTCCAGATTATGGTACCGGAAGATCACCTGTTGCTCTCTGAAGCCAGCGCATTACCAGCCCTTGTTGTCATTCGGCAACCAGGGGGCTTAACTCATTTTGTTGTACTCTGGCGGCTTCATAAGAATTTTGTTCAGGTTATGGATCCTTCCACCGGTCGGACTTGGTGGACCCGCAAACGTCTCTTGAATAGCCTGTATATTCATTCATTTCCAGTAACAGAAGACTTTGCCAGGGCCTGGGTGAGTGAAGATACTTTTATCGCCGCATTGCAGGCTCGTTTGAATCTTTTAGATATACCATCTCAACTTATTGAAGAATTAGTTGTTCAGGCTTTGGAGTCTGAAACCTGGCAGGATGTTGCTTCATTAGATGCATCAGTACGCCTGACTGACACTTTAGTACGTACAAAGGGCATTCTGGCAGGGACAGAGGCAGGAAAGGTATTGCGGGAGTTTGCAGAGAGTGTTGCCAGCTGTTCCGAGGATGATATGTATACTGTTGTCCCGGAAAAATACTGGTGTGTTCGAAAAAACCAAGAGGGAGTGTTTTTATATGGCGCTGTCCTGATTTCAGTCTGTGGAAAGAAGGCAACGCAGGAAGCAGACCATGCTGAGAGGGAAGGTGAAGATGCCGAACAAAGCAACTCGTTTATTTCTTCTGAAGTTTCAGCAAAATTTCAGGAAAAAGAGCGTAAGGCGGGGAGAGAAATTCTCGGAACGATATTAGAGAAAAGTCGTTTTTTCCCAATCGTACTTGCTCTCACTGTTGTACTGAGTTCCATTGGGGCAGCTCTTGAAATTCTGTTGCTTAAAGGTGTGTTTGAAATTACGAACTTTTCAGAATTGACCTATTATCGAACAGAGTTTTTGGGCGCACTTATTGCTTTTTTTTCCGCTATGCTGATGTTGGAACTCTCAGGTGCAGCGACGGCACTCCGTATAGGCCAATGGCTCGAAATTCGCTTTCGGGTGTCCATCTTACAGAAGATACCTCGGCTTGGAGATCGTTATTTTTACAGCCGCTTGACTTCAGATATGGCCCAGCGTGTTTATGATCTTAGGGGGTTACGGGGAGTACCTGACTTGGCCGTTACGGCATTCAAAAGTATTTTTGAAATTATTTTAATCACTGCCGGGATTATTTGGTTGAATCCATCGGAGGCTGCTATAGCTGTATCAGCCTCATTGTTCATAATTGGTGTGTCATTATTTACCCAGTCTTGGCTGAAAGAGCAGGATCTGCGTTTTCGTAGCCATGTCGGTGCACTCAGCCGTTTCTATCTTGATGCATTACTTGGATTAGTCCCTATCCGTACCCATAGGGGAGAACGATCAATATCTGTTGAACATGAGAGTATGCTGGTGAAATGGTCACAGGCTGGTATGAGTTTTCATCTGACCAGTCTTGCTGCTGTTGGTATGCAGAGCTTGGTTGGGACATTTTCAGCTGTTTGGATACTGTTTAGCTATCTTAAAGGAGGCGGGGAAGCAGGTGGAGTCTTGCTGCTGCTTTATTGGGTTATGAAACTCCCTGTATTGGGACAGGCTTTAGCAGGCACTTTTCAGCAGTATTCTATGCATCATAATCGTATACTTCGTCTTTTAGAGATGCGTGACAGCAGTGAGGAAGCAGAACTTTGGTATCACGAGGAACTGCAAACAAAAGGCAGTACTTCTTCCTGTGATACCAATGATGCAGAAAATATAAAAGTACCATCGTCTGGGGAGACACCAGTGGGAGTATCTCTCTTGATGAATGATGTTGAGGTTCATGGAGGTGGGCACGTATTGCTGAGAGATATTAATCTCAAGGTTAACAGTGGAGATCATGTTGCAGTGGTTGGCCCGTCTGGTGCAGGAAAATCAAGTTTTGTCGGCCTGCTGCTTGGCTGGCATCAACCTGCATCTGGTTATGTGTCTGTCAACAATGAACTGCTACATGGAGATCGCTTGTCTCGCCTCCGTAAAGAAACAGCATGGGTTGATCCGGGAGTTCAGCTGTGGAATCGTTCCCTGGAAGAAAATTTACAGTATGGTACCTATGGTGAGATGGGGTGTTCTCTGGGTGAGTTGATGCATTTGGTTGATCTCGCAGACGTAACCGATAGACTTGCGAACGATTTGACGACACGTCTTGGCGAGAATGGAGGGTTGCTCTCTGGTGGCCAAGGACAACGAGTGCGTTTAGGAAGGGCCTTGCTGCGTAACAACGTTCGCTTGGTTATTCTGGATGAGCCATTCCGAGGCTTGGACCGAAAAAAACGAAGAGAATTTTTACAGCGTTGTCGTCAATATTGGCAGAATGCTACTTTGTTTTTTGTCTCGCATGATATTGATGAAGCTTTGGGGTTTAACAGAGTTTTAGTCATGGAACAGGGTAAGATTGTAGAAGATGGTCACCCTAAAGATCTCGTAGAAGACCCACAATCACGCTATCATGCTTTATGGCAGGCAGAACGTAATATTCAGCAGAAGTTGCATGAAGACCATCAATGGCGTCATTGGGTTATGGATAAAGGAAGACTTCAGGAAAAAAGTTCTTCCCCGGTTACCCGCAATTTTTAA